The following proteins are encoded in a genomic region of Tenacibaculum sp. 190524A05c:
- a CDS encoding mechanosensitive ion channel family protein has product MSFLLKLFRRYIQKKLQEEDKNKFDTVFSFGKWLLYIIIFLITLQSSGIQITAIFAASTALLIGVGLALQTFFQDIISGIFIIMDQSVHVGDYIEIDKKIGRVEEIKLRTTRAVTIDNKVLIIPNHMYLKNSLYNWTQNGSVTKDYVSVGVAYGSDTQLVKKILLQVAKEHKSILTHPAPFVLFENFGDSSLDFELVFSIYNSFQLAMIKSDLRFRIDELFRENNITIPFPQRDVHVIKE; this is encoded by the coding sequence GTGTCTTTTTTGTTAAAGTTATTTAGAAGATACATACAAAAGAAACTTCAAGAGGAGGATAAAAATAAGTTTGATACCGTTTTTTCATTTGGAAAATGGTTACTCTACATAATTATCTTTCTGATTACACTTCAAAGTTCAGGAATTCAAATCACAGCAATTTTTGCGGCGTCAACGGCATTATTGATTGGTGTTGGTTTGGCATTACAAACGTTTTTCCAAGATATAATTTCAGGAATTTTCATTATTATGGATCAGAGTGTTCATGTTGGAGATTATATTGAGATTGATAAAAAGATTGGAAGAGTAGAAGAAATAAAACTGAGAACCACAAGAGCAGTTACTATTGACAACAAAGTTTTGATTATTCCAAATCATATGTATTTGAAGAATAGTTTATATAACTGGACTCAAAACGGAAGTGTTACTAAAGATTATGTTAGTGTTGGTGTTGCATACGGATCCGATACGCAATTAGTGAAAAAAATATTGCTACAAGTTGCTAAAGAACATAAAAGTATCTTAACGCATCCAGCTCCATTTGTCTTATTCGAAAATTTTGGAGATAGTTCATTGGATTTTGAGTTGGTTTTTAGTATTTATAATAGTTTCCAACTTGCTATGATTAAAAGCGATTTACGCTTTAGAATTGATGAACTATTCCGAGAAAACAATATTACTATTCCTTTTCCTCAGAGAGATGTTCATGTCATAAAGGAATAA
- a CDS encoding ABC transporter permease translates to MDKLKLIIQREFLAKVKNKSFIIMTFLSPLLMVGMGALVYFLMKKNDEKIKKIVFVDESGIFTKETFKDSKTVVYEDYTKLGVEETKKKVEEGNYYGALIIPKKDSLELLAKSIEFYSKDSPGLSVMGEIEGKIERRLKNLKLTQFGIDLAKIKAARISSDIKMFNFSGEESSKAKNVASIIAGGAAGYLLFMFVLIYGTSVMRSVIEEKTSRIIEVIVSSVKPFQLMLGKIIGNASAGLVQFFVWGIIIFILSMVLPLVFGIDMTEMQSARVSPEQMEAMKQAAGGGGKIERLIQGVLALPLLKMFILFIFYFFGGYMLYSSLFAAIGAAVDNETDTQQFMTPIMLPLILGVYVGFFTVINDPHGPISVIFSYIPFTSPIVMLMRVPFGVAWWEIALSLLILIVTFISAVWIAAKIYRVGILMYGKKANYKDLWKWIRYSS, encoded by the coding sequence ATGGACAAGTTAAAACTAATTATACAACGTGAGTTTCTTGCGAAAGTAAAAAACAAGTCATTCATTATTATGACATTCTTAAGTCCGTTATTAATGGTAGGTATGGGAGCATTAGTTTACTTCCTTATGAAAAAGAATGACGAGAAAATTAAAAAGATTGTTTTTGTAGACGAGTCAGGAATTTTTACAAAGGAGACTTTTAAAGATTCTAAAACTGTAGTTTATGAAGACTATACTAAACTAGGAGTAGAGGAGACCAAAAAGAAAGTTGAAGAAGGAAATTATTACGGAGCTTTAATTATTCCTAAAAAAGACAGTTTAGAGTTATTAGCAAAATCAATTGAGTTTTATTCTAAAGATTCACCTGGATTATCTGTAATGGGAGAGATCGAAGGGAAAATTGAAAGAAGATTAAAAAACTTAAAACTTACTCAGTTCGGAATTGATTTAGCAAAAATAAAAGCAGCGAGAATTTCTTCTGATATTAAGATGTTTAATTTTTCTGGTGAAGAATCGTCTAAGGCTAAAAACGTGGCAAGTATTATTGCTGGTGGAGCAGCTGGATATTTATTATTCATGTTCGTTTTAATATACGGAACTTCAGTAATGAGAAGCGTTATAGAAGAAAAAACGAGTAGAATTATCGAAGTAATTGTGTCTTCAGTAAAACCATTTCAGTTGATGCTGGGTAAAATTATTGGAAATGCATCTGCAGGATTGGTGCAATTCTTTGTTTGGGGAATTATCATTTTTATTTTAAGCATGGTCTTACCTCTAGTTTTCGGAATTGATATGACTGAAATGCAATCTGCAAGAGTTTCTCCAGAACAAATGGAAGCGATGAAGCAAGCCGCCGGAGGTGGAGGGAAAATAGAACGATTAATTCAGGGAGTATTAGCACTTCCATTATTAAAAATGTTCATTTTATTCATCTTTTATTTCTTTGGAGGTTATATGTTATACAGTTCATTGTTTGCTGCAATTGGTGCTGCTGTGGATAATGAAACAGATACACAACAGTTTATGACGCCAATAATGTTACCATTAATATTAGGTGTTTATGTTGGGTTCTTTACCGTAATTAATGATCCTCATGGACCAATTTCTGTAATTTTCTCTTACATACCATTTACTTCGCCAATTGTAATGTTAATGAGAGTTCCATTTGGAGTTGCTTGGTGGGAAATAGCATTGTCTCTTTTAATTTTAATAGTTACTTTTATCAGTGCCGTATGGATTGCAGCTAAGATTTATAGAGTTGGAATTTTAATGTATGGTAAAAAAGCTAATTACAAGGACTTATGGAAATGGATCCGTTATAGTTCTTAA
- a CDS encoding sigma-54 dependent transcriptional regulator has translation MSKILIIEDESAIRRVLKKIISEESDSYQVEEAEDGLAGIEAIKNNDYDLVLCDIKMPKMDGVEVLEKARKLKPEIPVVMISGHGDLDTAVNTMRLGAFDYISKPPDLNRLLNTVRNALDRKELVVENKRLKKKVSKNYEMIGESDAITHIKDIIEKVAATDARVLITGPNGTGKELVAHWLHEKSERAKAPMIEVNCAAIPAELIESELFGHVKGSFTGANKDRAGKFEAANAGTIFLDEIGDMSLSAQAKVLRALQENKIQRVGSDKDIKVNVRVVAATNKDLKKEIAEGRFREDLYHRLAVILIKVPALNDRRDDIPLLVDFFANKIAQEQGTPKKDFSDKAIKLLQEYDWTGNIRELRNVVERLIILGEKTVSDNDVKLFASK, from the coding sequence ATGAGTAAAATATTAATCATAGAAGACGAATCTGCAATTCGTAGAGTATTAAAAAAAATTATTTCCGAAGAAAGTGATAGCTATCAAGTAGAGGAAGCTGAAGATGGATTGGCTGGAATTGAGGCTATAAAAAATAATGACTACGACTTAGTGTTGTGTGATATTAAAATGCCGAAGATGGATGGAGTAGAGGTACTTGAAAAAGCTAGAAAATTAAAGCCGGAAATTCCAGTCGTAATGATTTCTGGTCATGGAGATTTAGATACGGCGGTAAATACAATGCGCCTTGGAGCTTTCGATTATATTTCAAAACCACCAGATTTAAATCGATTGTTAAATACAGTTCGAAATGCACTTGATAGAAAAGAGTTAGTCGTAGAAAATAAGCGATTAAAAAAGAAGGTGAGTAAGAACTATGAAATGATTGGTGAAAGTGATGCGATTACTCATATTAAAGATATTATTGAAAAAGTTGCTGCTACAGATGCACGTGTGCTAATTACAGGTCCGAATGGAACAGGTAAAGAATTAGTAGCGCATTGGTTACATGAAAAGTCTGAAAGAGCAAAAGCACCAATGATTGAGGTTAACTGTGCGGCTATTCCAGCTGAGTTGATTGAAAGTGAATTGTTTGGTCATGTAAAAGGTAGTTTTACCGGAGCGAATAAAGATAGAGCAGGTAAGTTTGAAGCTGCAAATGCAGGAACAATATTCCTTGATGAAATAGGAGATATGAGTTTGTCTGCTCAAGCTAAAGTATTAAGAGCATTACAAGAGAACAAAATTCAGAGAGTAGGTTCAGATAAAGATATTAAGGTAAATGTTCGCGTAGTTGCAGCAACAAATAAAGATTTAAAAAAGGAAATCGCTGAAGGAAGATTTAGAGAAGATTTATATCATAGATTGGCAGTAATACTTATTAAAGTTCCTGCATTAAATGATAGGAGAGATGATATTCCGTTATTAGTGGATTTCTTCGCGAATAAAATTGCTCAGGAACAAGGAACTCCAAAGAAAGATTTTTCGGATAAAGCAATAAAATTATTACAAGAATATGACTGGACTGGAAACATTAGAGAATTACGGAATGTGGTAGAACGATTAATAATTCTTGGTGAAAAAACAGTTTCAGATAATGATGTGAAACTATTTGCTAGTAAGTAA
- a CDS encoding ABC transporter ATP-binding protein, whose translation MNNLLEINNVVKRYGDYTALNDVSMHIPKGSVFGLLGPNGAGKTSLIRIINQITMPDSGEVILDGEKLAPKHIANIGYLPEERGLYKSMKVGEQALYLAQLKGMSKSDAKKKLKYWFEKFDIGAWWNKKIEELSKGMAQKVQFVVTVLHTPKLLIFDEPFSGFDPINAQLIAKEILQLRDEGATIIFSTHRMESVEEMCDHIALIHKSNKILEGKLEDIKRQYRTNVFEVGLKTDDPALIQEQLRQSYEVHPADFKSLNEGLKLKVKLVNGKTSNDLLSYLTEKGEVNHFVELVPSANDIFIQAVNKNQ comes from the coding sequence ATGAATAACTTATTAGAAATTAATAATGTGGTAAAACGTTATGGAGATTATACCGCATTAAATGATGTTTCTATGCACATTCCTAAAGGGAGCGTTTTTGGATTATTGGGTCCAAACGGAGCGGGAAAAACATCATTAATTAGAATTATCAATCAAATTACAATGCCAGATAGTGGTGAAGTAATTTTAGATGGAGAAAAATTAGCACCTAAACATATTGCAAATATTGGTTACTTACCAGAAGAAAGAGGTTTGTATAAATCAATGAAGGTAGGAGAACAAGCATTGTATTTAGCTCAATTAAAAGGTATGAGTAAGTCCGATGCTAAAAAGAAGTTGAAGTATTGGTTTGAGAAATTTGATATTGGAGCATGGTGGAATAAGAAGATTGAAGAACTTTCTAAAGGTATGGCGCAAAAAGTACAATTTGTTGTAACAGTTTTGCACACACCTAAGTTGTTGATATTTGATGAACCATTTTCTGGATTTGATCCTATTAACGCGCAATTAATTGCCAAGGAAATTTTACAATTAAGAGATGAGGGAGCAACAATAATTTTTTCAACGCACAGAATGGAAAGTGTTGAGGAAATGTGTGATCATATTGCATTAATCCATAAATCTAACAAAATATTAGAAGGTAAACTTGAAGATATTAAAAGACAGTATAGAACAAATGTCTTTGAGGTTGGTTTAAAAACTGATGATCCTGCTTTAATTCAAGAACAATTAAGACAGAGTTATGAAGTACATCCTGCTGATTTTAAATCGTTAAATGAAGGTTTAAAACTGAAAGTTAAATTAGTAAATGGTAAAACATCGAATGATCTTTTATCATATTTAACAGAGAAAGGAGAGGTAAATCATTTTGTAGAATTAGTACCTAGTGCTAATGATATTTTTATTCAAGCAGTAAATAAAAACCAATAA
- a CDS encoding WG repeat-containing protein, giving the protein MLKKRFNILLIGILLSPVYVVSQLNYSINVFELNGKKGYFNANLDTIIQPVYEELGGFPQRFKGEYSIFKLNNKHGVLDMKGKHVLPAKYEDLSYTFSSEVYMFKKNDKYGLVNIKGKVLIKPLYNNIILIDKGSLFIVEKNDKYALLNKRGKRITEFVYDYIDGNFNSDICSFKVNSKYGFLNKKGKEIIKASYSYANDFKDGYAVVRVKNKYGLINKKGNFVVDAVYDDMSYKHSFFYEHNIKTKAKIYYVKKEGKIGLLNKNLDVICPTIYDEIGYFNEGLAYVAKNGKYGFINKKGEIVIELQYDEADSFSEEVAPVVKNGKWGYINSKNETIIDFKFVGCITPFFNGLAAYGKRNFQSSKAHYVGDKWGFINKKGEVVIPLIYRDVRRFYDGVAVVEDNNYKYVVNKDNKRKRIKKAEEPEVEELIGE; this is encoded by the coding sequence ATGTTAAAAAAGAGATTTAATATCCTTTTAATAGGGATACTTTTAAGCCCAGTTTATGTTGTTTCTCAACTTAATTATAGTATTAATGTTTTTGAATTAAATGGTAAGAAGGGGTATTTTAATGCTAATTTAGATACTATTATTCAACCTGTATATGAAGAGTTAGGTGGATTTCCTCAGAGATTTAAAGGTGAATATTCTATTTTTAAATTAAATAATAAACATGGAGTTTTAGATATGAAAGGTAAACATGTTTTACCTGCTAAATATGAGGATTTAAGTTATACATTTTCTTCAGAAGTATACATGTTTAAAAAAAATGATAAGTATGGCTTGGTAAATATTAAAGGTAAGGTTTTAATAAAGCCATTATACAATAATATAATCTTGATAGATAAGGGTAGTTTGTTTATTGTAGAAAAGAATGATAAATATGCTTTACTTAATAAAAGAGGTAAAAGAATAACAGAGTTTGTTTATGACTATATTGATGGTAATTTTAATTCTGATATATGTTCTTTTAAGGTAAATAGTAAATACGGATTTTTAAATAAAAAGGGGAAAGAAATTATTAAAGCTTCATATTCTTATGCAAATGATTTTAAAGATGGATATGCCGTAGTTCGAGTGAAAAACAAGTATGGTTTAATTAATAAAAAAGGAAATTTTGTTGTCGATGCAGTATATGATGATATGAGTTATAAGCATAGTTTTTTTTATGAGCATAATATAAAAACAAAGGCCAAGATATATTATGTAAAAAAAGAAGGTAAGATAGGGCTTCTTAATAAGAATTTAGATGTAATATGTCCTACTATTTATGACGAAATAGGGTATTTTAATGAAGGGTTAGCATATGTTGCTAAGAATGGTAAATACGGTTTTATAAATAAGAAAGGAGAAATAGTAATAGAGTTACAATATGATGAAGCAGATTCTTTTTCAGAAGAAGTAGCACCTGTAGTAAAGAATGGAAAATGGGGATATATAAACTCTAAAAATGAAACCATTATAGATTTTAAGTTTGTGGGTTGTATTACTCCTTTTTTTAATGGTTTAGCTGCTTACGGTAAGCGAAATTTTCAATCTTCTAAAGCACATTATGTTGGAGATAAATGGGGATTTATCAATAAAAAAGGCGAAGTGGTAATACCATTGATATACAGAGATGTTAGAAGATTTTATGATGGAGTTGCTGTAGTTGAGGATAATAATTACAAATACGTAGTAAATAAGGATAATAAAAGAAAAAGAATTAAGAAAGCAGAAGAACCTGAAGTAGAAGAATTAATTGGGGAATAA